Proteins from a single region of Pyrus communis chromosome 6, drPyrComm1.1, whole genome shotgun sequence:
- the LOC137737491 gene encoding nucleobase-ascorbate transporter 6-like, whose protein sequence is MAGGGHAPPPKQEELQPHLVKDQLPNVSYCITSPPPWPEAILLGFQHYLVMLGTTVLIPTSLVPQMGGGNEEKAKMIQTILFVAGLNTLLQTFFGTRLPAVIGASYTYVPTTISIILAGRYNDIVNPQEKFEKIMRGTQGALIIASTLQIVVGFSGLWRNVARFLSPLSAVPLVALSGFGLYEFGFPVFAKCVEIGLPQLIMLLIFSQYIPHLLRSETHVFDRFAVLFSVAIVWIYAHLLTVGGAYKNTGPTTQLTCRTDRAGIVGAAPWIRIPYPFQWGAPTFDAGEAFAMMAVSFVALVESTGAFIAVSRYASATPLPPSVLSRGVGWQGVGILFCGIFGTGNGASVSVENAGLLALTRVGSRRVVQISACFMIFFSILGKFGAVFASIPAPIIAALYCFFFAYVGSAGLTLLQFCNLNSFRTKFILGFSIYMGLSIPQYFNEYTLIRGYGPVHTGARWFNDMINVPFSSEPFVAGFLAVFLDITLHRKDSATRKDRGMHWWDRFRSFKTDTRSEEFYSLPFNLNKFFPSV, encoded by the exons ATGGCAGGAGGTGGACATGCACCGCCACCGAAACAGGAGGAGCTACAGCCTCATCTGGTCAAAGATCAGCTGCCTAACGTTTCCTACTGCATTACCAGTCCTCCTCCTTGGC CTGAAGCCATCCTACTTGGTTTCCAACATTacttggtgatgcttggcacaacGGTTCTGATTCCCACCTCTCTCGTTCCTCAGATGGGAGGAGGAAAC GAGGAGAAAGCAAAAATGATTCAAACTATACTCTTTGTTGCTGGATTAAACACACTGCTTCAAACATTCTTTGGGACTCGTTTACCTGCAGTGATCGGAGCATCCTATACCTATGTGCCAACAACCATTTCGATTATCTTGGCTGGTCGGTATAATGACATTGTGAACCCCCAGGAG AAATTTGAGAAGATAATGCGTGGAACGCAGGGTGCACTTATTATTGCCTCAACTCTGCAGATTGTAGTTGGCTTCAGCGGTCTTTGGCGCAATGTGGCGAG GTTCCTAAGTCCACTTTCTGCTGTTCCTTTGGTCGCTTTGTCAGGATTTGGGCTATACGAGTTTGGTTTTCCTGTG TTTGCGAAGTGTGTGGAGATTGGGCTACCGCAATTGATCATGCTACTTATATTTTCACAG TACATCCCTCATTTGTTGCGCAGTGAGACGCATGTCTTTGATCGCTTTGCTGTTCTATTTTCGGTGGCCATTGTGTGGATTTATGCTCATCTGCTTACTGTGGGTGGGGCCTATAAGAACACAGGACCCACAACTCAATTAACCTGTCGAACTGATCGTGCTGGTATCGTAGGTGCTGCTCCATG GATAAGGATTCCATATCCCTTTCAATGGGGAGCTCCCACATTCGATGCTGGAGAAGCTTTTGCAATGATGGCTGTTTCATTTGTTGCTCTTGTAGAG TCCACCGGTGCCTTTATTGCTGTGTCAAGGTATGCAAGTGCAACTCCGCTGCCACCTTCTGTTTTAAGCCGCGGTGTTGGTTGGCAG GGAGTCGGAATTCTTTTCTGTGGTATATTTGGCACTGGGAATGGAGCTTCAGTATCTGT TGAAAATGCCGGTTTGTTAGCATTGACACGGGTTGGTAGCCGAAGGGTGGTTCAAATTTCAGCCTGTTTCATGATCTTCTTTTCCATACTTG GAAAATTTGGAGCTGTCTTTGCCTCAATTCCGGCACCCATCATTGCAGCATTGTATTGCTTTTTCTTCGCTTATGTCG GTTCTGCAGGTCTTACCTTGCTTCAATTTTGCAACCTCAACAGTTTTCGGACGAAATTTATCTTAGGCTTCTCCATTTACATGGGCTTGTCGATTCCACAATATTTCAACGAATACACCCTTATTAGAGGCTACGGCCCCGTGCACACCGGAGCAAGATGG TTCAATGATATGATCAACGTTCCTTTCTCGTCCGAACCATTTGTGGCCGGTTTCTTGGCAGTATTCTTGGACATCACGCTACACCGCAAGGACAGCGCTACAAGGAAAGATCGCGGCATGCATTGGTGGGATAGATTCCGATCTTTCAAGACGGATACAAGAAGCGAGGAATTCTACTCCCTGCCTTTCAACCTCAACAAGTTTTTCCCCTCAGTGTGA
- the LOC137737664 gene encoding uncharacterized protein translates to MAMDGGFTEELAIGCLVSIKTTLSDEFQGQVITFDRPSNIVVIQEGSKGGARRNIRLLKANYIKELLYLGQAEDPLDIKKCYLDLNSLRAREELAIRQAEAESERIGVGVTGQAQNIFDALSKTLPVRWDKTVIVVMNEVRVSSPYTPESVSGGTPAANERVKKVLELERRRLQTRGGGQ, encoded by the exons ATGGCCATGGATGGCGGCTTCACAGAGGAGTTGGCCATCGGGTGCTTGGTCTCCATCAAGACCACGCTAAGCGACGAGTTCCAAGGCCAAGTCATCACCTTCGATCGCCCCTCCAACATCGTCGTCATT CAAGAGGGTTCGAAAGGCGGAGCGCGGCGGAACATACGGCTGCTGAAGGCCAACTATATAAAGGAGCTGTTGTACTTGGGTCAGGCGGAAGACCCACTTGATATCAAAAAGTGTTACCTTGATCTCAATAGTCTGCGAGCCAGGGAGGAACTGGCGATTAG ACAAGCGGAGGCAGAGTCGGAGAGGATAGGCGTTGGGGTCACTGGCCAGGCGCAGAACATTTTCGATGCCTTGTCTAAGAC GCTTCCAGTGCGCTGGGACAAGACTGTCATAGTTGTGATGAATGAGGTCCGTGTAAGCAGTCCATATACTCCCGAGTCTGTCAGTGGAGGAACTCCTGCTGCCAATGAGCGGGTGAAGAAAGTG cttGAGCTGGAGAGGAGGAGGTTGCAAACTCGTGGTGGTGGTCAATGA
- the LOC137738174 gene encoding uncharacterized protein, with amino-acid sequence MGNCQAIDAAALVIQHPSGKLERMYWPISASEVMRLNPGHYVSLIIPLPVSEQDHEQVAENNEEEHGKAVRFTRVKLLRPNETLALGHAYRLVTTQEVKKVLKAKKKKQQLELLEKLRTGQGKENSGCSGCEEAAEVKSNDKENIKHASKRERHRSRTSSANAAAAAAAALRSKSWRPSLQSISEGVN; translated from the exons atggggaacTGTCAAGCCATTGATGCAGCAGCTCTGGTGATACAGCATCCGAGTGGGAAGCTAGAGAGGATGTATTGGCCTATAAGTGCGAGTGAGGTGATGAGGTTGAACCCCGGTCACTACGTTTCCCTTATCATTCCATTGCCGGTTTCCGAACAAGATCACGAACAAGTAGCAGAGAATAACGAGGAGGAGCACGGCAAAGCGGTGCGCTTCACTCGCGTCAAGCTTCTTCGGCCAAACGAAACTCTCGCTCTCGGCCATGCCTACCGGCTGGTCACCACTCAAG AGGTTAAGAAGGTTTTGAAGGCGAAAAAGAAGAAACAGCAGCTCGAATTGCTCGAGAAGTTGCGAACGGGGCAAGGGAAGGAGAATTCGGGTTGCTCGGGTTGCGAAGAGGCAGCAGAAGTGAAATCTAATGACAAGGAGAATATCAAGCAT GCTTCAAAACGCGAAAGGCACCGATCAAGGACATCATCAGCgaatgctgctgctgctgctgcagccGCACTGAGGTCCAAGTCTTGGCGCCCCTCGTTGCAGAGCATCTCCGAGGGCGTAAACTGA
- the LOC137738175 gene encoding protein PLASTID REDOX INSENSITIVE 2, chloroplastic-like, with protein MALHKPCGCGPLVSSPALTPPSKTPMSTVIHILRPPLKPIFRNSAVKQPRATAATPHKFVYPDPIPQFAESETQKFRAELSRRLLKEKEAFGHDLHSVVDVCAEIFSEFLHREYGGPGTLLVEPFTDMLVALKEKELPGAPLAARTSLLWAQSYLDRDWEIWNSKTPK; from the exons ATGGCGCTCCACAAACCCTGTGGCTGTGGCCCTCTCGTTTCGAGCCCAGCACTCACTCCTCCCTCCAAAACCCCAATGTCCACCGTTATTCATATTCTTCGTCCGCCGCTAAAACCCATATTCAGAAACTCCGCCGTAAAGCAGCCAAGAGCCACGGCGGCGACGCCCCACAAGTTTGTTTATCCTGACCCAATTCCCCAGTTCGCAGAATCT GAGACTCAGAAGTTCAGGGCAGAGCTTTCCAGGAGGTTACTTAAGGAGAAGGAGGCTTTTGGGCATGACCTCCATAGTGTGGTAGACGTCTGTGCAGAG ATATTCAGTGAATTCTTGCACAGGGAGTATGGAGGACCCGGGACATTGTTGGTAGAGCCTTTCACTGATATGTTGGTTGCTCTGAAAGAAAAGGAATTACCTGGAGCACCTTTGGCTGCAAGAACATCTCTGTTATGGGCTCAAAGCTACCTCGATCGAGACTGGGAAATTTGGAACTCGAAAACACCGAAATGA